The genomic segment ACGCTTCGGCGCGCGTATAGGCCTTGCAATCCTGGACCAGCTCGACATCCCCGAAACCCGGATGCAATTTGCACGGACCATGCCTAACTACATCCCGCCGGAGCCGTTTCGCTGGATCGGCGCCAAAATCACGATGTACGCACTAGACAGCTTCGACGAAAAAGGCGGATGGCGTAAACTCTGGATCGCCATGGTGCAGAAAATGGGCTTCCCGATTACGCTGTAAAGCTTCCAGAGCCTACCGGGGATGCAACCAGGTCGGCAGAAAACTGTACGGGTCTCGATTGATCGTCTCGTTATAGGGAATGTTGCGTGCCGCAAGCTTGGGCTGCAATTCTCCGGCTTTGCCGACATCGAACAGGTCTGTTGCCCCACCGACGAATTCGCCGCCGACATAAATCTGCGGGATCGTGGGCCAGTCATTTTTCTGGTTTAACACCGCCAGGATTTTTCCACCACGGTCGTTGTCCTGAAAAGCGACCGAATCGAGATCGACGGTGACGTAAGGAATGTCGCAGGCGGTCAACATTTTGCGTACCGACCAACAGAATTCACACCACTCCAGCGAAAACATGAGTACCTGGTCCCGGTTTTGTTCGATGATCGATTCAACTTCGGCAAGCGCCGCTGGATCCAGTTCAACCTGTACTTCTGGTTCCGGTTCACCAACCTCCTCGGCAGGCGCATCGCTGATATCGAAACGATAGCCCGGGGTTGAGCGTGAAATCTCGATCTCAGCTTCGTTCATGTCTTCAGCAATGCTTTCAAATAGCGGAGTCGAGAGATAACGTTCACCGGTATCCGGCAGCATACACAGAATGTTCGCTCCCTCGGGCGCGGTCTCTGCGACCTGCAGCGCACCGGCAAAGGTGGCCCCGGAACTGGTACCGACGAAGATTCCTTCTTTTTGCGCCAGATCCATCGTGCACTGGATAGCGTAGGTGCCGTTGATCGGTATTATCTCGTCGATATGATTCGCTTTAAGCGCTTCTTCGGCAAATTTGGGGATGAAGTTCGGTGACCAGCCTTGCATCAAATGTGGCCTGTAGTTCGGGTGCGTCTGGTAAGAGCCATCGGCATTGCGTTGCTGGCTAATACCACTGCCCAGAATCTGCGAGTTGTCCGGTTCGCAAACCATGATTTTGGTGTCGGGGCTCTTTTTCCTCAACACCCGTGAGACCCCCGCCAGCGTGCCGCTGGTGCCGAAACCGGTCACCCAGTAATCGAGACCGATATCGGCGAAATCGTCGACAATCTCGACCGCCGTGGTGCGTTCGTGCATTTTGGCATTGGCGGGATTATCGAACTGGCTCGGCTGCCACCAGCCATGTTCTTCGACCAGCTCATTGACCTTGGCGATCATACCGGTCCCCATATCCGCGGCAGGTGTCAATATAACCCTGGCACCCAGGAAACGGATCATGCGGCGTCTTTCTATGCTGAAATTCTCCGCCATGACGATCACCAGCGGGTAACCTTTTTGCGCGCAAACCATGGCCAGACCAATACCGGTATTGCCGCTCGTTGCCTCGACGATGGTTTGCCCGGGTTTGAGTGCTCCGCTGCGCTCGGCATCTTCAATCACCCCGAGGGCCAGGCGATCCTTTACCGAGCCCATCGGGTTGAAAGACTCGATCTTGACGTAGATGTTGCGATTCTCAGGTCCCAGGTTATTGATTTTAACCGTGGGCGTATTTCCGATGGTATCGAGAATACTCCGAAATATTTGTCCCATCTCTCCCACTCCCCCTGCAGGGTCTGCAGGTTTCGTTAATAGGGCCAGAGACAACCTTGCCGCTCACTCGGCTCCGATCGATTTAGCAGTTAACAGAGCGCTAATCGAGCCAATCGGAACAGGGCCAGGTATCGGGTATCCACCGGCCTTTCGGTACACGTGTATTCAAATTGCCACAGGAAATATCGATCTGCGCCTGGGTCAGGTTTAGAGCCCCGGTTAGATCGACATCCTCGAAATGGGTCAGGTAAGTGTACGCCCCCTTGAAATCAACATTGCTCAATTTCGAGTCGGCAAACATGGCCCTGGAAATATTTGAAAATTCAAAACTCACATTCTTCAAACTGGCCCCGGAAAAATCGGCGCGCCCCAGCTCCGATCGCGACCAGTCAACGTCTTCGAGCGTGGCCTTTTTAAGGCTGGCCCGGGAAAATTCTGATTTTATCAGCGTGGTGTTTTTAAACCTGGCCTCAGCGAAGTTTGCACGATAGCCAACCGCCTTGGTCAAATCGGCATCTTTAAAGCGAGTGCGCGTAGCAGGGCTTCGCGTCATATTGGTTTTAACCAGGCTGGCACCGGTAAAATTACTCCCATGAAGGGTGCTCATGCTGAGATTGGCGTTGTTAAACCGGCTGCCGGTGAAATTCGAACCATCCAGCATCTTATTGGTTTTCTTGCACCCCGACCAATCCATTCCGGGCCTCCGCTTGTCATTGCAATCCGCAATTGCCGAATTAATCGAAACCAGCGAGCTCAGACAAATTAACAATAATGTCCGCTTTCTTATTTTTACGCCCATAGTTGTTCAACCGCTCCTCTGGGTATTATCTATTATGACTCTAGTACCCTGAGAAAATTCCACTGCCAGGGAGAAAGCTACCGGCGACACAGGTCTCCCCATCCAGATTAAAACTAATCGATGCGCTATCACACCGCGGGAAACTTACTGCCAGTCTTGAGATGTTTATCGATTAATTTCGAGTCAATTTCAAGCAATGCTTCGACGCCGACGCAGCAGGAGCTGACTTCGCGTGCAGCCATCAATTTTTCGATTGCAATATCAACCCTGCCGATATCGCGACGGTCTTTCATTGCCGGGTATTTTTTGCGATGCATAACCCTTCCCTCAAGGTGGCGTCTGACCGCGTACTATACCTGAATTGTCAAATTTTTGCTGGCGCAACACTTCAACAACCCCTGCAGCAATGATCAACGTAGCACCGATAATCTCGCGCAAGCCAAACGGTTCATCGGTTAGAATCGCTGCAGAGGCAACACCCACCAGCACTTCAAACAGGAGTAGCATGCCGACACGACCGGGGCTCAAAACTGTCGCCGGCCATATCGTCAGGTAGGTGATCGGCAGCATTCCGAGCGCGACTATCACAATCCAGTACCAGCCTTTTTGCAGGGACGCGAGGTCCGGCATACCGGCGAGCGTCCCCTGCTGCCAGACAATAAGCATTAACGACATCAACAGCGCGAAAACAACAAACATCGTTACTTTCTCGAAAATCATTCTTGCGCCATCCTGGAACAGCTTCACAGTCGCGACTGACCAGCACAGCCCTGATAACAGCGCAAACCAGTCACCGTTGTTACGCGGAATCGGCAGCCCGCTTTCAACCACCAGCACGATGTAAAGCCCACTAAATGCAAGTAACAGGGCGACTACCCGGTTACCAGTAAGCCTCTCCTTCAACACCAGTATCCCGAGCATCGTGCTCCACAGCGGGCTCATGTAAAACAGCAGAATCGCGCGCACCACCTCGGTCAGGTTGAGGCTGGCGATATAAAGCGCGAAGGCAAATCCAGCCAGCAGTCCTGGCAGCAGTATATGACGCCAGTGTGCAATGTAATTGTGAATCCGGAACAGCATTAACGGCAGGAACAACAATGAGGCAGCGCCAAATATGACGGGGCCGGTCCAGAAGGCATGCGCCCCGGCCTGCTCGATGCCACGGATCGGAATCCAGTAAAGGCCCCACAATGCAGCACCAAACGCGATCGCGATACTGGGGACTAAATCGCTGCGACCCGAGTCCAACGGCAAGCCTCAACGAATCATGGCGTTAATGCGGAGCTGATATTGGTAAACATCTGCAGGTTGGTTTCATCCAGTTCGGGCTTGAGCGGCTCATCCTGGGACGACAGCTTGACGACAGTCACCTCGGTCACCGGATTGATATAGATCCACTGGCTATGGATGCCGATCGCGAGCATGGCGCGGTGTTCGTTTCCGGTCTGGTACCATTTATTACGATATTGTCCATCGGCAAATTCCTTGGAAGATTCACCCCGTCGCCAGGCTTCACGACTACCAGCTTCGCTGCAGTCTTCAATCCACCACTCCGGTATCACCTGGCGGCCGTTAGCGTATCCGCGATTACGCACCAGCTCGCCGAAGCGCAACAAGTCCCTGGGCAGTACGCAAATTCCCCCAGCGGTGCGCGCTGCGCCCTTTCGATCAACGGTGATGTAGGCATTCGCCTCGGCACCCATGGGTTGCCACAGGTATCTCGACATCAGGCTTGCCAGTCTTTCGCCACTGGCACGTTCCAGCACCCAGCCGAGTAGATCGGAATTGGGCGATTTATACTGCCAGACCTGGCCATGTTCGCCGTCAGCGCGCTCGATCGAGCACAGAAAATCGTGCAGGTTCTGATCGATCGCGTCGACCGGGCAGGGATGCCAGGCGGTCGCGGTTCGATATTCGAGAAACTTGCCTTCGGTAGCCAGGTAATCTTCGGTAAAGTCGATATTGACAACCATATCAAGCACCTGTTGCAGGCTGGCATCACGATAACCTGAATCCGCAAGCTCGGGAATGTACTCGACCACGGGTTTGGACGGATCCAGCAATCCCTGGTCAACCAGAACCCCGGCCAGCGTCGCGGTTATCGACTTACTCACTGAAAACACAATATGCGGGCGGGTTTCAATCGCAGGATCAAAATACCATTCGTGCACGAGTTTGCCATGATGCGCGACCAACAACGCATCGCTGTTAGATTCCTCGAGCCAGCGCTGCAGTGACCAGTCCGTACCGTCGGGCGCTGCAACCTTTACGCCGTCAACATTGCCGGCAATAGATTTTTCAAATTTGCTAACGCGTTCACCGCGGGCAATCTCGTCGGTCGGGATGATTTCGCGCACATGATGGAATGCCCAGCGATTGTTTCCCGGCTGTCGCCAGTTAGACAGGTTTAGCGCGGTCGGTCGGGACAGCATTATTCGAGCTCGGTAACAATATCCTGGTTATTAGAATCGAGTACAACCTGGCACATTTCGAGGTGCAAACGTCCACCGGAATTGTAGGGATGGGACTCAATCACGGTTTCATTGAGCGTAATGCCGAGCCCCGGTTCGCCCGGTGCCGGCATGTACCCGGCTTCCCAGGCCAACGGCTTGTTCAGAATCGCATCATGAAACTCGGTCTGGATCGTCTCCAGTATCAGGAAATTCGGGCAACTGAATGCGACCTGGGCCGCTGCCGCATGCGCAATCGGACCACAGTAAATATGCGGCGCGATCTGGGCGTTAAACAATTGCGCCAGCACGGCAATTTTCTTGGTTTCCCAGACCCCGCCGCTGCGTCCGATATCCGGCTGCAATATCGACACGCCGGCCTTGAGTGCCTGGTGAAACTCGATCCGCGTGGTCAGGCGTTCACCGGTCGCGACCGGGATACTGGTCGCAGCAGCTACCTTGCCGATGGCTTCCATCTGATCGGGTGGGCAGGGTTCTTCAAACCACAACGGATCGTAGGACTCCAGCCGACGTGCCAGGCGGATCGCCGATGAAGTCGTCATCTGGCCGTGTGTGCCGAACAGGATATCGGCACGATCGCCAACCGCTTCCCGAATCTTGCGCACGTTTTCTTCGCAACGACTCAGTTCAGTCAACGATAACTCGCGCCCACCCTGAAAGCTGTAGGGCCCGGCCGGATCCTGCTTGATCGCGGTAAATCCCATGTCGATGTAGTCAAGCGCACGGGCTGCTGCTGCATCGGCGTCGTGATACACATCCGGAGCACCTTCACCCGGATTGCCATCTGCCGCGAGTGCCTCGGGATAGAGGTAGGTATAGGTGCGCAGGTCTTCGTGAAACTTGCCGCCGAGTAGCTGGTAAATCGGCTGGTCATGCGCTTTGCCGAGAATATCCCAAATCGCAATTTCGATGCCGCTGAACACACCCATCATGCTGATATCGGGGCGTTGCGTGAACCCGGCCGAGTAAACACGCCGGAACATGGTTTCGACATGATGCGGATCTTCACCGGCGATAAACCGCTCGAAGGTATCCTCAACCATTGTGCAGGCGATGTCTCCCGACACCGGAATACCATAACACTCGCCAATACCCTCGATGCCATCGTCTGTTGTGATCTTGACGATCACCCAGAAGGCCCCACCGATACCGCTTGGCGGCACCGTAACCCAGGTTTTGATATCCTTCAGAATCATATTCTTGCTCGCGCTAGAAAACCTTACCTAAGTTACTCCAATCGATTGTTTTTCGAAACTAAAATCTGGAGATGATGTTTTCTTGAAGCTACAGGGTTACTGACTCTGAAATCCATTGTTTAACGAGGATTTCTCATAATTCAGTCGAAAACGGACTCTGAGAGCATTTGACCGAGAGTTGGCTTACAACCAAAAGCGGAAGCTCTTAACTACTGCAATCAAGTACCGTGTTCCCCAGAAACTCCAACTTAACCCAACTCCGTGTCGAGTCCAAAAAACCCACTATACTTGAAAAAAATGAAGCAGGAGTTTAAAGGCATGATCACCATAAACAAAAAGACTGGCCTGAAAAAAATAATGGTCACAGTGGTAGTTCTCGCATTGATATCAATCCAGCCAGGCTGCACGATATCCAACAAAAGCGCGTCAACGAGCATGACGTTGTTTGATGCGCTGGGTAGAACCAAAGATACGTCTGCTTTTGGTGCAGACAAGATATTTGGAATTGTTTCCATTACGGCCGAACCCTATATTACCCAGGTCGATGCCGATTCCAGCCTGAGCGGAGCATTTAGTGCGTTATCGTCGGACAAAGGCTTTTTCGAAAACTCACAGCAGATGCTCGACAAGTCAATTCCAACTGTGTTCAGCAGCATGTCAAAAACCAACAACTATCTTTTGTTGCCAGAGAAGAATGTTACTGGTGACAGTAATTATGCAAACACAAAGACTTCAGGAAATTCTATTTTTGGTAAGAAAAATATTGCCCGCGGTTATAAACGTATCAGCGACAAAAAGAATTTGGCGTCCCTGGCACGAGATTTGGGCCTTGATGCTGCCGTGCATGTCAACATTTCCTATGGGTATTCAATCGATGGAACAAACTATAACGGTTTAGTGCAGGTTGGCAAAAACTTTGCGACGGTTAAAGTCGATCTAATGGCTGTCAATCAAGATGGCAAGGTTATCTGGAAAGAATCAGACGCCACCGTCGCGAAAAGCCCGGTTAGCAGTAGTTCCCAGGTCGGGGACGCGGCGGATTTTAAGAAACTCGAGCCGCACTTGCTGCAGAGTCTGAGGGCGACCCTGGGGAAGATCATGAGCGAACTCAATACTTAAAGCAATTAGCTTTATAGTTTGAAAATAACCTTATCGTTGACTCCACCGACTGTACCAATAAAATTTTAAATATCGAAACCCCGCCACCGTGCGGGGTTTTTTATTTCTGCCGAGTGTCTCATATTGGCTGAAATGCGATGCCCAGTGAACGCAGTTGAGCGCCTGCTACAGAGAGGTCCGACCCTTGTGTATTTTCTTTTTATTGACATTCATTTTTTAAAAAAATCAAACCTAATTCGTAACACCCCTTCAAACCAGCTATCAATACTCAGGCCGTCTTTTTTTTCAATTACATTAAATCCACTCTGTGTTTCCGGCATTATCTGCTTAAGTTGAATTTCATCATTCGGATAATGCACCGTCAGACTCACATGGTAAGGATAATAGCCGTCAAGGAATTTGCGATAGTAGGGCCCGTTTTCCATACCATAGGTCTTATCGGATAAGTGTCGCAATATTTTCACATCCGCCTGCACACAAAGCACTGCGCCTTTCTCTACATCCTCCAGTTCGACGCTATGTTGCTTAACACGAGTTTGTGCAATTTGTTCGACGCGCGTCAGTTGCAGATTTTTCATTTCACGATATGCATACTCCACATCGGTTCTGCCCACCGCATCCAGGTGTCGGTAACATTGTTGCATTTTTACCCAGCCCGTTTGCAAACTCTCGCCGGTTATCCATAGGTGAGTATCAGAATGTAAAATCGACTGGTCATGGATGGGGGCGATAAACTCCAACTGGCCTTCATTGACTTGCAAGGTGCGCCATTCGCTGTCGTCATCGATCCAGCTTTCATCGACTGGCGATTCTGCCGCAGTAAGCATTACAGGAAACAGCAGAATACAAATTGATTTAATTGTAATGTGTTGACCGGTGATAAGCTTCATACTTGACAACGACTAACCGGTAGTTCACCGACATTATCGATATTCTACTTCCTGTCGTCGAAATAGGGTACCAAGTGTCAGTTCCTTCAACCGGGCGTCACGATCAAGTCCCCAGATTTACAGTTGCTATTTAATTTAGCCTGACATTTGTGTGACGACTTTTTTGTGCTCAGCGCGAGAAACCGTTGAATGTTCGATCGTGACCGAAGATTGCCTCACACCAGAGCTTTTTGAGGGTTTATTTATCAGATAACAGACGCTCAGACTCGATGAGTCAGCGGCGATTAACGACCGGCAGTGTCATTCAGATATGAAACATCAGGGGCTGTCGAAATTACTTACATTCTAATAACTACTCTAAGTAGTGCGTAGTAAACCTGCATGGGTGCTCAAAATATAAGGTTTGACTCAGTGAATCGCGAAATCGAGGGTTGATAGTTCTTTACCTTTACTCAGTGTATTCTAAAGCACAGTATGGGAAGCAAGTATTGAACCAAAGGGAATTGCTATGTTTTCAGCAAGGAATGCTGTTAGAAAGGCTAGTGCCAGATATAGACGCCATCAACCGGAACTAACGTTACCCTACCAATTTGTAGAAACGTATTATCTCGAGATTTTCGACTATATGGAGCGCCAGGGTAAAACCCTGTCGACGCATAAAAAAGAATTCGATGCTTATCTAAAATGCGGCAACTGAGTTACCCATCACCTAGTCAAAAAATATATTCAAGGATACAGGTATGACATCGCTATTCCCGAAACATGCCCAGGTCGCCATCATTGGTGGTGGTATACATGGTTGTTCTGTGGCCTATCATCTTGCCAAAGAAGGGTGGACCAACATCGTTCTGATCGAGCGGAAGAAACTGACAAGTGGAACAACCTGGCATGCAGCGGGCCTGGTCGGGCGCTTGCAAGGCGGTCATGCAACAACGGATTTTGCCAAGTATGGCTCCGATCTTTTTGCAGAACTGGAAAGCGAAACAGGACAGAAAACAGGTTACAAATGTTGCGGCTCGATCTCCATTGCAACCAATGCAGAGCGCCTGGCTGAACTTCGTCGGCAAGCGGACTTTGCATTAATCCATGATGTGGAAGCCTATGAAATCAGTGTTTCAGAAATCAAGGAACGTTGGCCTTTAGTGAATCCTGAAGGAGTTCTCGGGGGAATTTATGTTCCTGGCAACGGTTATATCAACCCAATCGATTTAACCATGGCTTTGATGAAAGGTGCCCGTTCAAGGGGGGCACAAATATTTGAAGACACCCGGGTCGAAGAGGTTCTGATGTACGACGGCAAAGCCAGTGGTGTGCGCACGGACAAGGGGGTTGTTGAAGCTGATTTTGTGGTCAACTGCGCGGGAATGTGGGCTCGCGAATTGGGAAGACAGAACGGCGTGAATATCCCGCTGCATGCCTGCGAGCACTATTACCTGGTCACTGATGCCATTCCCGATCTTCCGCAGGATTTACCGGTTCTGCGATCATATGATGATTCTACCTACTTCAAGGAAGACGCCGGAAAACTACTCTTTGGCTTCGCCCACAATCAGGTAAAACCGTGGGGTATGAAGGGTATTCCTGAAGATTTTTGCTTTGATTCATTGCCGTTTGTTGAAGATGACGTTATGGATGTTCTCGAATTGGCACTGAAGCGTGTTCCTATATTACAGGAAACGGGAATCCGGACCTTCTTCAATGGGCCGGAAAGTTACTCTTACGATGGTAACTTCATTCTCGGTGAGGCCCCCGAGGTAAAGGGTTATTTTGTTCTGGCGGGCGTCAATTCGACAGGTATCCAGTCAGGAGCTGGCGCGGGGCGTGCCCTGGCGCAGTGGATTATGAAGGGGTTTCCTCAACATGATTTGAACGATATGGATCCCGCGCGCAATGAAGAATTTCAGGCGCGCGACCTTTACCTGCAGCAGAGAACCCCCGAGACCCAGACACGAACCTATGCCATGCATTGGCCGAACTATCAGCGTACCACCGCGAGAAACATCAGGAAGACTCCATTTTACAATGCCTTGCAGGAAAACAGAGCCTGTTTCGCCGAAGTTCAGGGTTGGGAACGCCCAGCCTGGTTTGCGCCGGAAGGTGTCGAACCCAAGATCAAATACAGCTTTGGCCGACAAAACTGGTTCTGTTACGCACAGGAGGAACAAAAGGCGGCCCGTGAATCCGTTGCCATGATTGATTATTCCATGCTGGGCAAGCTTTTGGTTGAAGGAACGGATGCCGAGCGCTTCCTGCAGCGGCTATGCACAAACAATATGGCGATGAACACGGGGCGGCTGGTATACACGCTGATGCTCAACGAGCGTGGTGGCATTGAAAGTGACATGACCGTGGCTCGTTTTGCGCAAGACCGCTTTATGGTCATGAGTTCCATGGCGCGCACCAGGCGCGATCACTTTAGGCTTCGCGACCATATCCAGGTTGACGAAGATGTCAGGCTTCGTGATGTCACTTCGGCTTATGCAATCCTGTCCATCATGGGGCCGAAAAGTCGCGATCTTATGCAAACAGTGTCTGGCATTGATATGTCAAACGAGGCTTTTCCTTTCAATAGTTGGCAAGAATTCCATATTGGGCATGCCGCGGTATGGGCTCAGCGAATTTCATTTTCAGGGGAACTCGGATGGGAGATATTTATTACCCCGGATTTTGCGGAACATGTTTTTGATGTGCTCATGGATGAAGGACAGGCCTTTGGTCTCCGCCTGATTGGCGGCGAGGCGCTTAACGCCCTGAGGATTGAAAAAGGATATCTGCATTGGGGCCACGACATGTCTTATACCGAAGCACCCCATCAAGTAGGTTGCGAGTTTCTCTGTAAAACCGAAAAACCAGTTTCCTTTATTGGCAAGGAAGCCTATATGGAGAGACGGGAGCAAAAGTCTGGTCCGTATCTTTGTTCCATTAAACTTAACGATCCAGATCCCATGCTTTATCACAACGAACCAGTTTTGCGCGACGGTCTTGTAGCAGGTTTTGTGACATCGGCTGCTTATGGCTACACTGTCGGTTCGGCCGTTGGCCTTTGTTTTGTATATTTGCCCGAGGGTTCGACAGACAAACAAGACCTTGAAACAGGGCGCTACGAGGTCATGGTTGAAGGAAAGGCAATAGCAGCAACGATTAGTCTGAGTCCTTTTTTCGACCCGTCGAGTGAACGGATGTTTTTAGGTGAGAATTAGAACTTAACCAAAAGAGGCGCTGTGGATTCAAGTCCGCCGCGATACAGAATAATGTCGATCAAATTAGAAACCGAAATTGTGAACCGTGAAGCCTATGATCGTGCCGTTGAGCGGTTTCGGCAAGCAGGTATTAAATTACCGACAATCTCCCAGTTAGCCGATCCCGTGTCTTCGCGTGCCGAGATTGAGTCCCATATACAATCTGCTGATCCTGATTCACCGGATGCGCGTAATCTTTTTCGCGTGCACTGGCACAATGCAGCTGATCGCAAAAGCCTGGTCGATGTGCCCGCACATATCGTTCTGCCTTCAGAACTGACCGGTGTTGATGCAAAAATTGTCGTAGCTATCGGTAATCGCTTCCCAATGATCCGCGCGCATAAGGTCCTGGCCGCTTATGGCTGCCTGGTGCCACGACTGATTACCGGGCAGTTTGATCCGACTCATCATCGCGCGGTTTGGCCTTCAACGGGGAATTACTGCCGGGGCGGCGTCGCTATTTCTCGCATTCTGGGGTGCCGCAGCGTAGCCGTTTTGCCCGAAGGCATGAGTCGAGAAAGATTCGAGTGGCTGGAAAACTGGGTAACCGACCAGAGCGACATTGTGCGAACTTATGGCACCGAAAGCAACGTCAAGGAAATCTACGACGCCTGCAACGTAATGGCTGAAGATACTGAAAACGTAATCCTCAATCAGTTTAATGAGTTTGGCAATTATATCTCTCATCGTGCAGTAACCGGGCCGGCGCTGGAGCGTATCTTTAATGCCGTTAATACCAACGGAAAAATGAAAGCACGTGCCTACGTGGCTGCCTCTGGTTCCAGCGGAACGCTCGCCGCGGGGGACCATCTGAAACAACAGCTTGGCACCAACATCTGTGTTGTCGAGGCGCTCGAATGCCCAACGCTGCTCAACAACGGCTATGGTGATCATAACATCCAGGGAATCGGCGATAAGCATGTGCCATTTATTCATAACGTGTTGAATACGGATTATGTGGTTGCGGTTACAGACAAGGCATCGAACGCGTTGAACCTGGTGTTTAACACACCCGTCGGCCGGGACTTTTTGACAAAACGCACCGGGATATCTCAAGATGTTATCAACGGATTGGCCGATCTGGGGCTTTCATCCATAGCCAACGTCCTCGGTGCTATCAAAATGGCGCGGTACATGGGACTGGGCGCCGATGATGTGGTTCTGACGGTGGCAACCGATGGCGCAGAAATGTATGGCACCGAGATCGCCAAGGCAACCGCAGAAGACTTTGCTGGCACATTCAATGAACTGGCGGCCGCAGAAAGTTACGGTCGCTACCTGTTGGCAACAACCACCGATAACATGGAGGAAATGACCCTGCGTAATCGAGAGCGGGTGTTTAATCTTGGCTACTACACCTGGGTCGAGCAACAAGGCGTATCGT from the Gammaproteobacteria bacterium genome contains:
- a CDS encoding pyridoxal-phosphate dependent enzyme: MGQIFRSILDTIGNTPTVKINNLGPENRNIYVKIESFNPMGSVKDRLALGVIEDAERSGALKPGQTIVEATSGNTGIGLAMVCAQKGYPLVIVMAENFSIERRRMIRFLGARVILTPAADMGTGMIAKVNELVEEHGWWQPSQFDNPANAKMHERTTAVEIVDDFADIGLDYWVTGFGTSGTLAGVSRVLRKKSPDTKIMVCEPDNSQILGSGISQQRNADGSYQTHPNYRPHLMQGWSPNFIPKFAEEALKANHIDEIIPINGTYAIQCTMDLAQKEGIFVGTSSGATFAGALQVAETAPEGANILCMLPDTGERYLSTPLFESIAEDMNEAEIEISRSTPGYRFDISDAPAEEVGEPEPEVQVELDPAALAEVESIIEQNRDQVLMFSLEWCEFCWSVRKMLTACDIPYVTVDLDSVAFQDNDRGGKILAVLNQKNDWPTIPQIYVGGEFVGGATDLFDVGKAGELQPKLAARNIPYNETINRDPYSFLPTWLHPR
- a CDS encoding pentapeptide repeat-containing protein; translation: MDWSGCKKTNKMLDGSNFTGSRFNNANLSMSTLHGSNFTGASLVKTNMTRSPATRTRFKDADLTKAVGYRANFAEARFKNTTLIKSEFSRASLKKATLEDVDWSRSELGRADFSGASLKNVSFEFSNISRAMFADSKLSNVDFKGAYTYLTHFEDVDLTGALNLTQAQIDISCGNLNTRVPKGRWIPDTWPCSDWLD
- a CDS encoding DMT family transporter: MDSGRSDLVPSIAIAFGAALWGLYWIPIRGIEQAGAHAFWTGPVIFGAASLLFLPLMLFRIHNYIAHWRHILLPGLLAGFAFALYIASLNLTEVVRAILLFYMSPLWSTMLGILVLKERLTGNRVVALLLAFSGLYIVLVVESGLPIPRNNGDWFALLSGLCWSVATVKLFQDGARMIFEKVTMFVVFALLMSLMLIVWQQGTLAGMPDLASLQKGWYWIVIVALGMLPITYLTIWPATVLSPGRVGMLLLFEVLVGVASAAILTDEPFGLREIIGATLIIAAGVVEVLRQQKFDNSGIVRGQTPP
- a CDS encoding beta-lactamase family protein, translating into MLSRPTALNLSNWRQPGNNRWAFHHVREIIPTDEIARGERVSKFEKSIAGNVDGVKVAAPDGTDWSLQRWLEESNSDALLVAHHGKLVHEWYFDPAIETRPHIVFSVSKSITATLAGVLVDQGLLDPSKPVVEYIPELADSGYRDASLQQVLDMVVNIDFTEDYLATEGKFLEYRTATAWHPCPVDAIDQNLHDFLCSIERADGEHGQVWQYKSPNSDLLGWVLERASGERLASLMSRYLWQPMGAEANAYITVDRKGAARTAGGICVLPRDLLRFGELVRNRGYANGRQVIPEWWIEDCSEAGSREAWRRGESSKEFADGQYRNKWYQTGNEHRAMLAIGIHSQWIYINPVTEVTVVKLSSQDEPLKPELDETNLQMFTNISSALTP
- a CDS encoding mandelate racemase/muconate lactonizing enzyme family protein gives rise to the protein MILKDIKTWVTVPPSGIGGAFWVIVKITTDDGIEGIGECYGIPVSGDIACTMVEDTFERFIAGEDPHHVETMFRRVYSAGFTQRPDISMMGVFSGIEIAIWDILGKAHDQPIYQLLGGKFHEDLRTYTYLYPEALAADGNPGEGAPDVYHDADAAAARALDYIDMGFTAIKQDPAGPYSFQGGRELSLTELSRCEENVRKIREAVGDRADILFGTHGQMTTSSAIRLARRLESYDPLWFEEPCPPDQMEAIGKVAAATSIPVATGERLTTRIEFHQALKAGVSILQPDIGRSGGVWETKKIAVLAQLFNAQIAPHIYCGPIAHAAAAQVAFSCPNFLILETIQTEFHDAILNKPLAWEAGYMPAPGEPGLGITLNETVIESHPYNSGGRLHLEMCQVVLDSNNQDIVTELE
- a CDS encoding FAD-dependent oxidoreductase, whose amino-acid sequence is MTSLFPKHAQVAIIGGGIHGCSVAYHLAKEGWTNIVLIERKKLTSGTTWHAAGLVGRLQGGHATTDFAKYGSDLFAELESETGQKTGYKCCGSISIATNAERLAELRRQADFALIHDVEAYEISVSEIKERWPLVNPEGVLGGIYVPGNGYINPIDLTMALMKGARSRGAQIFEDTRVEEVLMYDGKASGVRTDKGVVEADFVVNCAGMWARELGRQNGVNIPLHACEHYYLVTDAIPDLPQDLPVLRSYDDSTYFKEDAGKLLFGFAHNQVKPWGMKGIPEDFCFDSLPFVEDDVMDVLELALKRVPILQETGIRTFFNGPESYSYDGNFILGEAPEVKGYFVLAGVNSTGIQSGAGAGRALAQWIMKGFPQHDLNDMDPARNEEFQARDLYLQQRTPETQTRTYAMHWPNYQRTTARNIRKTPFYNALQENRACFAEVQGWERPAWFAPEGVEPKIKYSFGRQNWFCYAQEEQKAARESVAMIDYSMLGKLLVEGTDAERFLQRLCTNNMAMNTGRLVYTLMLNERGGIESDMTVARFAQDRFMVMSSMARTRRDHFRLRDHIQVDEDVRLRDVTSAYAILSIMGPKSRDLMQTVSGIDMSNEAFPFNSWQEFHIGHAAVWAQRISFSGELGWEIFITPDFAEHVFDVLMDEGQAFGLRLIGGEALNALRIEKGYLHWGHDMSYTEAPHQVGCEFLCKTEKPVSFIGKEAYMERREQKSGPYLCSIKLNDPDPMLYHNEPVLRDGLVAGFVTSAAYGYTVGSAVGLCFVYLPEGSTDKQDLETGRYEVMVEGKAIAATISLSPFFDPSSERMFLGEN